The window GAGTCCGATCACCAGCCGGAATTCCTCCCCGACGCCCTTGAGTCAGGGACGCAGAACAGCGTGGGGGTGGCCGGACTGGCCGTCTCCCTTTCATGGATCCTGCGAAAGGGGGTAGAGACGATCCGCCGCAGGGAGATCGTCCTCGTCGACCTGCTGCTCCAAGGACTGTCGAGAATGCCTGGGGTGATGGTCTACGGGCCGGCGGATCCCGCTCGCCGCGGTTCAGCGGTATCGTTCCGCGTGGAGGGAATGGACCCGGCGGAGGTGGGGATGCGACTGGAGAAGCGGGGGGGGGTGCTGGTACGAGCGGGGCTGCACTGTTCCCCGAACGGTCACCGCGCCCTCGGAACCTTCCCTGCCGGGACCGTGCGCGTGAGCCCGGGCCCCTTCACGACACGGGCGGAGATTGCGACGTTCCTGTCCTCCCTCCGGAAGATCCGGGACTCTTCCGCCTGATCTCCGCGGCCCGCGCGAGGATCGAGGTCGTCGAGCGGCCGTGGAGGAACCGGATCGTCTTCACGACGCCGCCGTGGGCTCGGACCATGTCCGATCCCACGATCTTCTTACCCTTCCAGTCGCCTCCCTTGACGAGGACGTGCGGGATCACCTCTCCGATCAACCGCGCCGGGGTGTCCTCGGGAAAAATCGTCACATAGGAAACGCAGGAAAGCGAGGCGAGAAGATACGCACGGTCCGAGGCTTTCTGCACCGGGCGCCCCGCCCCCTTCAGGCGGCGGACGGAGGCGTCACTGTTTAATCCCACCAGGAGCACGTCCCCCAGCGCTGCCGCGCGGCGCAGATATTGCGCGTGGCCGGCATGCAGAAGGTCGAAGCAGCCGTTGGTGAAGACGATCCGCTTCCCCTCGCTCCGGAGGCGGGCGCAGAGGGCCCGCACGCCACGACGGGGGATCACGCGGGCCGACGGGTCTTCCGGTATGCGCGGGGATTCCGGTCCGCGAGGCATGGGATCCTCCTTCGGGTTTCCAGGACGACGGCAGGATCGATCGTCGCCAGTGCCAATCCTTCCTCCTCCCCGACCGACGCGAGACGTTCACCGTCGGGGGAGACGATCACCGAGTCGCCCGCGTAGCGGAACGGGCCCGACGGTCCGACGGCGTTCGCCGCGACGACATACGCCTGGGTTTCGACCGCCCGGGCGACCGTGAGGATCCGCCAATGGGCGCGCCGGATGGAAGGCCACTGGGACGACACGCAGAGCACTCCCGCACCGTCGAGGAAATATTTACGGGAAAGTTCCGGGAATCGCAGGTCGTAGCAGATGAGGGGACCCACTGTACCCGCGTCCGTGGGGATGACGACGGCGGAGACACCCCTCCGGAACCAGCGGTCCTCCCCCGAGGGGGAGAACAGGTGCGTCTTCCGGTACTCGCCGGTGACGACGCCCGTGGCGTTGACGACGTAGAGGGTGTTGTATACCCCGCGGCCGACCCGCTCTGGAAGGGACCCCGCGATGACCACCTTGAGCCGGGCTGCAAGCGACCGGAGTTCATGCAGGACCTCCGGGGTCGTCCGGGAGAGCGGGAGAAGGCGTTCCTCCGCGAACCCCGTGCTCCACATTTCCGGCAGCACGCAAAGGCGGGCGCCGCGCGCGGCGGCCGCCTCGATGAGGCGAACCGCACGTTCCCGGTTGGAGGGAACGTCGGCTACGTCGACGCGGAATTGCAGCGCGGCGGCGAGGAACGGCGAGACGGGCATCGGGACTCCGTGCGGCGCATGGGGATCAGGGGACGGCGCGCGCGACCGTCACGACTACTATAGATTCCGCACCGGCGCTTTTCAAGGCGAGGGCGCACGCTTCCGCGGTGGCGCCGGAGGAGTACACGTCGTCGAGCAGAAGGATCGCCGGCGGGACCTTGCGGCCTCGCGGCACGCGGAATGCCCCCTCGACGTTTTCGTGCCGGAGGATTCCGGGAAGACGCGCCTGGGGAATCCGCTCACGGGTTCTCGAAAGCGACAGCGGATCGAACGGGAAACCGCAGTGCCGCGAAAGACGGGACGCGATCAGCGCGGGGTTGAACCCCCGCCGGAAGTTTCCAGGGATGGGTCGGTATCGGGACTACCGTCGGGGGATCCGCGTCCGGGATCAGGTCCCTCCATCGCTTCTCGAAAGCCTCGCTGAGGCGGAGGGCCACTGCGTCGACCGGGTAGGGGCGGCCCGCGTATTTCGTCGCGACGATCGCCTCGCGAACATCTCCCGCGTAGCCGAAGAGGGAGCGCGCGGCGTCGAACGGGGGAGGGGCGGCGGCGCAGAGACCGCAGGGGAAATGTGGCGCAGCCCCGGAGGCTTCGAATGCGCCGCACCGGGGGCACGTCGCTCCGACGTAGGCGGGCCACCGGGCGACGGCGGGGGGCGAAAGGTCGGGAGATGCGGCCGGCAGAAGGTTCCGGAGATCACCGAACCATGTCGACAGCGTTAAGTGCTTCAATGCACGAATCCGGCAACGTATCGGGAATACGGCATGGAAGGCACACCCCCTTCCCGTATGAAATGCGCTCCACGGGGTACCCCGCAGCGTACGACTTGAGGGGTACGCAACGGGAGAATCCGGCGGAGTCGCCGCAGGAGGGGGGGCGCAGTGAGGTAAAGCCCCCCACTCACGGACGAAATGCGCTCCCTGGGGTACCCCCGCTGTAGGAAGAACGGGGGCACAGCCGTGCAGGTGGATCGCACGGCGAGATGATATGACTGACCGGCCCCACTGATTGCGATAACGTGGATTAGCCGTCCGCTGAGATGGCATACCACAACGCAAAGGAGGCCGGTCATGAACAGGGTATTCGTTGGCATGGACGTGCACAAGGAGA is drawn from Candidatus Deferrimicrobium sp. and contains these coding sequences:
- the rfaE2 gene encoding D-glycero-beta-D-manno-heptose 1-phosphate adenylyltransferase, giving the protein MPRGPESPRIPEDPSARVIPRRGVRALCARLRSEGKRIVFTNGCFDLLHAGHAQYLRRAAALGDVLLVGLNSDASVRRLKGAGRPVQKASDRAYLLASLSCVSYVTIFPEDTPARLIGEVIPHVLVKGGDWKGKKIVGSDMVRAHGGVVKTIRFLHGRSTTSILARAAEIRRKSPGSSGGRTGTSQSPPVS
- a CDS encoding carbon-nitrogen family hydrolase, whose amino-acid sequence is MPVSPFLAAALQFRVDVADVPSNRERAVRLIEAAAARGARLCVLPEMWSTGFAEERLLPLSRTTPEVLHELRSLAARLKVVIAGSLPERVGRGVYNTLYVVNATGVVTGEYRKTHLFSPSGEDRWFRRGVSAVVIPTDAGTVGPLICYDLRFPELSRKYFLDGAGVLCVSSQWPSIRRAHWRILTVARAVETQAYVVAANAVGPSGPFRYAGDSVIVSPDGERLASVGEEEGLALATIDPAVVLETRRRIPCLADRNPRAYRKTRRPA